The Flavobacterium johnsoniae UW101 genomic interval AAAATTTCGAGTTTAAGCCCGTCGATTTAACTGTAAAACTATTAAATCAGGACCATGAACCTTTAATGCACTGGAAAGTGGTACATGCTTATCCTGTAAAATGGGCAGTTGAAGATTTTAGTGCTCTGGAAAGCAAAATTGTTGTTGAAAGCTTTGAGCTTGCTTATAATTATTTCACCCTTCATAAAAAATAATTTTATCATGCCAATTGAAATCAAAGAGCTTCACATTAAAATAAACGTGAACGAAAGCTCAAATTCGGGTGTAAAACCAGCTGCTTCATCTTCATTAAACAATGAAAAAGATACTGTGGCTGAGTGTGTCGAGCAAGTAATGAAAATTATTGAACGTAAAAAAGAACGCTGATATGACAACTGGTGAATTAAAAAAACTGA includes:
- a CDS encoding DUF5908 family protein, yielding MPIEIKELHIKINVNESSNSGVKPAASSSLNNEKDTVAECVEQVMKIIERKKER